A single genomic interval of Methylobacterium bullatum harbors:
- a CDS encoding Beta-monoglucosyldiacylglycerol synthase — MSILGFRSLRGETVALSPEIAFLLSHAASPMLLAKAAALARASGTDASTALIQSGLMEEERFYRALALTLGARYLGAPLPLGAGARFPDSVVAGVAPLDPGTGAAFVYAPRGRAVVELLEGRSPTGLMPAITTPTALRHAIFAQRSVGVAAHASDDLLRRRPDWAYNAVPVAPLLSLAGLIFGAFLFALACLPAFLVTAAWVLVQVGFLVLLTFRVAAIGPTGRIAPEPTPGQSMSDIDLPVYTVFVALYREAAVVPRLLQALTRFDYPVAKLDIKLLTEADDAATEGALARLVLPAHVEVVVVPPGLPKTKPRALNAALPLARGSCLVVYDAEDVPDPGQLRAAAEAFARASPRTACLQGRLVIDNARDSWLTRCFALEYTALFDVLGPALAAWRLPTPLGGTSTHFRTHILRAVYGWDAWNVTEDADLGLRLARAGYDVGDLPSNTIEEAPARYKAWLNQRTRWMKGFLQTSLTHGRTPLVTFRELGPLASLCAIALIPGTVASALAYPFLMLPAVVSLWPSRIQAGSDFWSNLPTGAAITVLVSGFVAMLLPAYIGCRRRGWHDLVPFVPLLPAYFLLVSLAAWRGVIELILAPDRWNKTEHGLSRTSRSGALTPHPPR, encoded by the coding sequence GTGTCGATCCTCGGTTTCAGGAGCCTGCGCGGCGAAACGGTGGCATTGTCGCCGGAGATCGCGTTTCTCCTGAGCCACGCCGCCTCCCCGATGCTGCTGGCGAAGGCCGCCGCCCTGGCCCGGGCGAGCGGCACCGATGCCTCCACCGCCCTGATACAGTCCGGGCTGATGGAAGAGGAACGCTTCTACCGCGCCCTCGCCCTCACCCTCGGTGCGCGCTATCTCGGCGCGCCCCTGCCCCTCGGCGCCGGGGCGCGGTTTCCCGACAGTGTGGTCGCGGGTGTCGCGCCCCTCGATCCGGGAACGGGGGCGGCCTTCGTCTACGCGCCGCGGGGACGCGCCGTCGTCGAATTGCTGGAGGGACGCAGCCCCACCGGTCTGATGCCGGCGATCACCACCCCGACGGCCCTGCGCCACGCGATCTTCGCCCAGCGCTCGGTGGGAGTCGCGGCCCATGCCTCGGACGACCTTCTCAGGCGAAGGCCGGACTGGGCCTACAACGCCGTCCCCGTGGCGCCGCTCCTCTCCCTGGCGGGCCTCATCTTCGGCGCGTTCCTCTTCGCCCTGGCCTGCCTGCCGGCGTTCCTCGTCACGGCGGCCTGGGTCCTGGTGCAGGTCGGATTTCTCGTCCTGCTCACCTTTCGCGTGGCCGCCATCGGCCCGACCGGCAGGATCGCGCCGGAGCCAACGCCCGGGCAAAGCATGTCGGACATCGATCTGCCGGTCTACACGGTGTTCGTCGCCCTCTACCGGGAGGCGGCGGTGGTGCCGCGCCTGCTGCAGGCGCTGACGCGGTTCGATTACCCGGTGGCGAAGCTCGACATCAAGCTCCTCACGGAAGCCGACGATGCCGCCACGGAGGGGGCGCTCGCCCGCCTCGTCCTGCCGGCACATGTGGAGGTCGTCGTCGTGCCGCCGGGGCTGCCGAAGACCAAGCCGCGCGCCCTCAACGCCGCCCTGCCCCTGGCGCGGGGAAGCTGCCTCGTCGTCTACGACGCGGAGGACGTGCCCGATCCCGGCCAGTTGCGGGCGGCCGCCGAGGCTTTCGCCCGCGCCTCCCCGCGCACCGCCTGCCTGCAGGGCCGCCTCGTCATCGACAATGCCCGCGATTCATGGCTGACCCGGTGTTTCGCCCTCGAATACACCGCCCTGTTCGACGTCCTCGGCCCGGCGCTGGCCGCATGGCGGTTGCCGACGCCGCTGGGTGGGACCTCCACCCATTTCCGAACCCACATCCTGCGCGCCGTCTACGGATGGGATGCCTGGAACGTCACCGAGGATGCCGATCTGGGCCTGCGGCTGGCACGGGCCGGCTACGATGTCGGCGACCTGCCGAGCAACACGATCGAGGAGGCGCCGGCCCGCTACAAGGCCTGGCTCAACCAGCGCACCCGCTGGATGAAGGGCTTCCTCCAGACCAGTCTCACCCATGGCCGCACCCCCCTGGTCACTTTCCGCGAGCTCGGTCCGTTGGCGAGCCTATGCGCCATCGCCCTCATCCCCGGCACGGTGGCCTCGGCTCTGGCCTATCCGTTTCTGATGCTGCCGGCCGTGGTCTCCCTCTGGCCCAGCCGGATCCAGGCGGGGAGCGATTTCTGGTCGAACCTGCCCACGGGCGCCGCGATCACGGTGCTCGTCTCGGGCTTCGTGGCGATGCTACTGCCGGCCTATATCGGCTGCCGGCGCCGGGGCTGGCACGATCTCGTCCCCTTCGTGCCCCTGCTGCCGGCCTATTTCCTTCTCGTCAGCCTCGCCGCCTGGCGCGGGGTGATCGAATTGATCCTCGCACCCGACCGCTGGAACAAGACCGAGCACGGCCTGTCCCGCACCTCGCGCAGCGGGGCTTTGACGCCGCACCCGCCGCGATGA
- a CDS encoding hypothetical protein (SCO1 protein homolog): MRRALPLILFALGLVALGVAATVMLVPKAGQVATSSVGGPFTLTDQDGRRVTERDFAGATHLVFFGFTHCPDVCPTTLQQIGDVLQALGPKGKDTKALFIAVDPERDTPEALKTYLSSFDPRIVGLTGSPEEVAAAVKAYRAYVRKVPTKGDDYTMEHTALVYIMDGRNRFVNALNLTKPADQAAAELAKVL, from the coding sequence ATGCGTCGCGCCCTTCCCCTCATCCTCTTCGCCCTCGGGCTCGTGGCGCTCGGCGTCGCGGCCACCGTGATGCTCGTGCCGAAGGCGGGGCAGGTGGCGACCAGCAGCGTCGGCGGCCCCTTCACCCTCACCGACCAGGACGGACGGCGCGTCACCGAGCGGGATTTCGCCGGGGCGACCCATCTGGTCTTCTTCGGCTTCACCCATTGCCCCGATGTCTGCCCGACGACGCTGCAGCAGATCGGCGACGTGCTCCAGGCGCTCGGACCCAAGGGCAAGGACACGAAGGCGCTGTTCATCGCGGTCGATCCCGAGCGCGACACGCCCGAAGCCCTGAAGACCTACCTCTCCAGTTTCGATCCCCGCATCGTCGGCCTCACCGGCTCGCCGGAGGAGGTCGCCGCGGCCGTGAAGGCCTACCGCGCCTATGTCCGCAAGGTGCCGACCAAGGGGGACGATTACACGATGGAGCACACGGCTCTGGTCTACATCATGGATGGCCGGAACCGCTTCGTGAACGCCCTCAACCTGACGAAACCCGCCGACCAGGCGGCGGCGGAGCTCGCCAAGGTGCTGTGA
- the artI gene encoding Putative ABC transporter arginine-binding protein 2, whose protein sequence is MSQTIPAHNQCATHATTPSSRFAWCAGALLVMALFSAWPVAAQDSTARDTASRDTATPGVTIPNFWNPRSRLERIEAPQTARAVRFLTDDEFPPLHFAGPDGAPTGFVVELVRAVCERLSLNCTIQARRFDTLLDALADRQGDVVAAAIPLTPTLRSRFLATRPYFRWPARFAARTDKSLPVPSAKALAGKSVGVVGASAHAAYLKAFFPQAEARDFTDLATAEGALRRGDVDYVFADGLNLALWIGGIDSSNCCALVGGDYLENRYFGEGIGLVTRREDTALSRALDEALQRLWDEGKYAELYLRFFPVSPF, encoded by the coding sequence GTGAGCCAGACGATTCCCGCGCACAACCAGTGCGCCACACATGCAACCACACCGTCAAGCCGCTTCGCCTGGTGCGCCGGCGCTTTGCTGGTGATGGCACTGTTCTCGGCTTGGCCGGTGGCAGCGCAAGACTCGACAGCGCGGGACACGGCCTCGCGGGACACGGCCACGCCAGGGGTGACGATCCCGAACTTCTGGAATCCACGCAGCCGCCTCGAACGGATCGAGGCGCCGCAAACGGCGCGCGCCGTCCGCTTCCTCACCGACGACGAGTTCCCGCCTCTGCATTTCGCCGGCCCGGACGGCGCGCCCACCGGCTTCGTGGTGGAACTCGTCCGGGCGGTCTGCGAACGCCTGTCGCTCAACTGCACGATCCAGGCGCGCCGCTTCGATACGCTGCTCGATGCCCTGGCCGATCGGCAGGGCGATGTGGTGGCGGCCGCGATCCCGCTCACCCCGACCCTGCGCAGCCGCTTCCTCGCCACCCGTCCGTATTTCCGCTGGCCGGCGCGCTTCGCGGCCCGCACGGACAAGAGCCTGCCCGTCCCCTCGGCCAAGGCGCTGGCCGGCAAGTCCGTCGGCGTCGTCGGGGCAAGCGCGCACGCGGCCTATCTGAAGGCGTTCTTCCCCCAGGCCGAGGCGCGCGACTTCACCGACCTCGCCACGGCCGAAGGGGCGCTCCGGCGCGGCGATGTGGATTACGTCTTCGCCGACGGGCTCAACCTCGCCCTGTGGATCGGCGGCATCGATTCCTCGAATTGCTGCGCACTCGTGGGCGGCGACTACCTGGAAAACCGCTATTTCGGCGAGGGCATCGGCCTCGTCACCCGGCGCGAGGACACGGCCCTGTCGCGCGCCCTCGACGAAGCCCTCCAACGGCTCTGGGACGAGGGGAAATACGCCGAGCTGTACCTGCGGTTCTTCCCCGTCAGTCCGTTCTGA
- a CDS encoding Nitronate monooxygenase — MRPDRRFLDLVGLDHPIVQAPMVGPRGQLAAAVSATGALGSLACAALNAEQVRGEVVVIRESTDRPFNLNFFCHAPAAADSAREAAWLERLTPYYRELGLDPAAPVAMANRAPFDEAMCAVVEDLRPAVVSFHFGLPDAALVRRVREAGCLVVSSATTVREARWLEERGVDAIIAQGADAGGHRGMFLTEAVESQVGTFSLVPQVVDAVRVPVIAAGGIADARGIAAALTLGASAVQIGTAYLLCPEAGISAVHLAALRAARDEDTALTNVFTGRPARGLVNRALAELGPLSADAPAFPSAAVALQPLRQRAEAGGSGDFSPLWSGQAAALSRETGAADLTLRLADEARGMLRM; from the coding sequence TCTCCGCCACCGGCGCCCTCGGGTCGCTGGCCTGCGCTGCCCTGAACGCCGAACAGGTGCGCGGCGAGGTCGTGGTCATCCGTGAGAGCACGGATCGTCCGTTCAATCTGAATTTCTTCTGCCACGCGCCGGCCGCCGCCGATTCGGCCCGCGAGGCCGCATGGCTGGAGCGGTTGACGCCCTATTATCGTGAGCTCGGCCTCGACCCGGCGGCGCCGGTCGCCATGGCCAACCGCGCGCCCTTCGACGAGGCGATGTGCGCCGTCGTGGAGGATCTGCGCCCGGCGGTGGTCAGCTTCCATTTCGGGCTCCCGGACGCCGCCCTCGTCCGCCGCGTCAGGGAGGCGGGCTGCCTCGTCGTCTCGTCGGCCACCACGGTGCGCGAGGCCCGCTGGCTCGAAGAGCGCGGCGTGGACGCGATCATCGCCCAAGGGGCCGATGCCGGGGGGCATCGCGGCATGTTCCTCACCGAGGCGGTGGAGTCCCAGGTCGGTACCTTCTCCCTGGTGCCGCAGGTTGTGGACGCGGTGCGCGTGCCCGTCATCGCGGCGGGCGGCATCGCCGATGCGCGCGGAATCGCCGCGGCGCTCACCCTCGGCGCGTCCGCCGTCCAGATCGGCACGGCCTATCTCCTCTGCCCGGAGGCTGGCATCTCCGCCGTCCATCTCGCCGCCCTAAGGGCGGCCCGCGACGAGGATACCGCGCTCACCAACGTCTTCACGGGCCGTCCCGCCCGAGGTCTCGTGAACCGTGCTTTGGCGGAACTCGGCCCGCTGAGCGCCGACGCTCCGGCCTTTCCCTCCGCCGCCGTGGCGCTCCAGCCCCTGCGCCAGCGCGCGGAGGCGGGAGGCTCGGGCGATTTCTCGCCGCTCTGGTCGGGACAGGCGGCGGCCCTGTCGCGGGAAACCGGGGCTGCGGATTTGACCCTGCGGCTGGCGGACGAGGCGCGTGGGATGCTGAGGATGTAA